One Cohnella candidum genomic region harbors:
- a CDS encoding glycoside hydrolase family 15 protein, whose translation MARHLVIGNGKMLINLDRNGFIRDLYFPYVGQLNHVGGQSCRFGLWVDGAFSWLDDPAWRIEPGYVEDSLVTNVTARNDRLGIELQVNDGVHQRDSIYLKRVVVRNLWDSPREVRVFFHQDLMIDGNEVGDTAAFYPGNRTVFHYKRSSYFMFNGKTDSGGIHQFSTGIKRFHSAEGTWRDAEDGELAGNAIAQGSVDSAISFRASLAPGGESTVYYWCSVGSDLEEVKALDQYVQDSHPEKLLSRIVIYWNHWLSRVGNKFGDLPASVIHQFKHSLLIVRTQIDDRGAILAANDSDILQYNRDHYSYMWPRDGALIADAMSLAGFHGTIAPFFHFCARVLSPDGYLYHKYNPDGTVGSSWHPYVVQGVPRLPIQEDETALVLYALWMDYARHGEIELPQSLYSKFVRKAAEFLCDYMEPSLGLPRPSYDLWEERFGIWTYTAASVYGGLMGAAYFADLFGDYDRSDQYRAVADRVKSGILDHLWDEEAGRFARGLVWRDGSWVKDMTLESSLFGLFEFGVLPAEDARVASTMEAIATGLSVKTEIGGIARYAEDYYFRVSDDPNIAPGNPWVICTLWLAKYRIETARGLNDLEEPRRTLEKVAAYALPGGNLPEQLHPIDGSPLSVAPLTWSHATYVQTVCLYVRKREQLSSSAAPAERETGVPWA comes from the coding sequence ATGGCTAGACATCTGGTCATCGGTAACGGAAAAATGTTGATCAATTTGGACCGCAACGGATTCATCAGGGACCTCTATTTTCCTTACGTCGGGCAGCTGAACCATGTGGGGGGCCAAAGCTGCCGGTTCGGCTTGTGGGTGGACGGGGCGTTCTCCTGGCTCGACGACCCGGCTTGGCGGATCGAGCCGGGCTACGTCGAGGATTCCCTCGTCACGAACGTGACGGCCCGGAACGACAGGCTCGGCATCGAGCTTCAAGTGAACGACGGCGTCCATCAGCGGGACAGCATTTATTTAAAACGCGTCGTGGTCCGGAACTTGTGGGATTCGCCCCGGGAGGTTCGGGTGTTTTTTCATCAGGACCTCATGATCGACGGCAACGAGGTCGGCGATACGGCGGCGTTCTACCCCGGCAACCGGACGGTATTCCATTACAAGCGGTCTTCCTATTTCATGTTTAACGGGAAAACCGATTCCGGCGGGATCCACCAATTTTCCACGGGGATCAAGAGGTTCCATTCCGCCGAAGGCACCTGGCGGGACGCGGAGGACGGGGAATTGGCGGGGAACGCCATCGCTCAAGGCTCCGTGGACAGCGCGATCAGCTTCCGGGCGAGCCTCGCCCCGGGAGGCGAAAGCACGGTCTATTATTGGTGTTCCGTCGGCTCCGACCTGGAAGAGGTGAAGGCGCTCGACCAGTACGTGCAGGACAGTCACCCCGAGAAGCTGCTCAGCCGGATCGTCATTTACTGGAACCACTGGCTGTCCCGGGTCGGCAACAAGTTCGGCGATTTGCCGGCCTCCGTCATCCATCAGTTCAAGCACAGCCTGCTCATCGTGCGGACGCAAATCGATGACAGGGGAGCGATTCTGGCGGCGAACGACTCCGATATCCTGCAATACAACCGGGACCACTACAGCTATATGTGGCCGCGCGACGGCGCGTTGATCGCGGACGCGATGTCGCTCGCGGGCTTCCACGGGACGATCGCGCCTTTCTTCCATTTCTGCGCGCGGGTGCTGTCGCCGGACGGCTATCTCTACCATAAATACAACCCGGACGGAACGGTCGGCTCCAGCTGGCATCCTTATGTCGTGCAAGGCGTGCCGCGGCTGCCCATCCAGGAGGACGAGACGGCCCTCGTGCTGTACGCGTTGTGGATGGATTACGCCCGCCATGGGGAAATCGAGCTGCCGCAATCTCTGTATAGCAAATTCGTCCGTAAGGCGGCCGAATTCCTCTGCGACTACATGGAACCGTCGCTCGGCCTGCCCCGGCCCAGCTATGATCTGTGGGAGGAACGGTTTGGCATCTGGACGTACACCGCGGCTTCGGTCTACGGCGGTCTCATGGGAGCGGCTTACTTCGCCGACCTGTTCGGAGACTACGATCGCAGCGACCAGTACCGTGCGGTTGCCGACCGGGTGAAAAGCGGCATTCTCGATCATCTGTGGGATGAAGAGGCGGGGAGATTCGCCCGCGGGTTGGTCTGGCGGGACGGCAGCTGGGTGAAAGACATGACGCTGGAAAGCAGCCTGTTCGGCCTGTTCGAGTTCGGCGTTCTCCCCGCGGAGGACGCGCGCGTCGCGTCGACGATGGAGGCAATCGCTACGGGGCTCTCGGTCAAGACGGAAATCGGAGGAATCGCGCGTTACGCCGAGGACTACTATTTCCGCGTTTCCGACGACCCGAACATCGCGCCGGGTAATCCCTGGGTCATCTGTACGTTATGGCTGGCGAAATATCGGATCGAAACCGCCCGCGGTCTGAACGATCTGGAGGAGCCGAGGCGGACGCTGGAGAAAGTGGCGGCCTATGCGCTGCCCGGCGGCAACCTCCCCGAGCAGCTGCATCCGATCGACGGGTCGCCGTTGTCGGTCGCCCCGCTGACCTGGTCGCACGCCACCTATGTCCAAACGGTGTGCCTCTACGTCCGCAAGCGGGAGCAGCTGTCTTCGTCGGCCGCGCCTGCGGAAAGGGAAACCGGCGTTCCTTGGGCATGA
- a CDS encoding PucR family transcriptional regulator, translating into MAMNPRMEPFQGKPAIPPTEGGSEWMQNEVASQMAGLQSRIQTIARLLLEGSGIEPFLDAMEVVLRNPAAILRENGKTWMSIGLRGKEPAEIWPLMQSLSIRHAGKVSGSGYVQTAGEGRAYVHPIPVRGSKQAYLVLLERDHEITTLDTFSMERLSALAGLEMANMDAVRDVEGKYLELFLQDWLSGKIPTETDWKRRAEVSGCSLAVGMPLCAVQVGWHVPGPSQEKLHEYTRRLRAERLRGIEGLLAAPSGKSLALIVPMSSANLSDGEEAIDKMLSRLISELRPFLEDRDIRLYAGKIAQGPEGVHGSWMQAMRTRQIAETCGMKEEYLSYGKLGAYSLLFMIPSGTEREQFLERYFHPLRQADHKGGGRLAETLEMFFRCNGNIKLTSEKLSAHYNTVVYRLEKIQTLLRISLDNAEDRLQVQLAIKLGKIPVNSNV; encoded by the coding sequence ATGGCCATGAATCCGCGCATGGAACCGTTTCAGGGTAAACCGGCGATTCCGCCGACAGAGGGAGGATCCGAATGGATGCAGAATGAAGTGGCTTCCCAGATGGCCGGCCTTCAAAGCCGGATCCAGACGATCGCGCGTCTCTTGCTGGAGGGAAGCGGGATCGAACCTTTCCTGGACGCCATGGAAGTGGTGCTCCGCAATCCGGCCGCCATCCTTCGGGAGAACGGGAAAACGTGGATGTCCATCGGTCTTCGCGGCAAGGAGCCGGCCGAAATTTGGCCCTTGATGCAATCCCTGTCGATCCGCCATGCCGGCAAGGTATCCGGGAGCGGGTATGTTCAGACGGCTGGAGAAGGCCGTGCCTACGTCCATCCGATCCCCGTCCGGGGCTCGAAGCAAGCTTACCTCGTCCTGCTGGAACGCGATCATGAAATCACGACGCTCGATACGTTTTCGATGGAGCGCTTGTCCGCTTTAGCCGGCCTGGAAATGGCGAACATGGATGCCGTGCGTGACGTGGAAGGGAAATACCTTGAGCTATTCCTGCAAGATTGGCTGTCTGGCAAAATCCCGACGGAAACCGACTGGAAACGGCGCGCGGAAGTTTCCGGCTGCAGCCTTGCCGTCGGAATGCCCCTATGCGCAGTCCAAGTCGGTTGGCACGTGCCGGGCCCGTCGCAGGAGAAGCTGCACGAATACACCCGGCGCCTTCGTGCCGAGCGGCTGCGGGGAATCGAGGGTCTGCTCGCCGCTCCGTCCGGCAAATCGCTGGCGCTGATCGTGCCCATGTCCTCCGCAAACCTTTCCGACGGCGAAGAGGCGATCGATAAGATGCTTTCGCGATTGATTTCCGAACTGCGTCCCTTCCTCGAAGACCGTGACATCCGGCTGTATGCCGGAAAGATCGCGCAGGGCCCGGAAGGGGTTCACGGGAGCTGGATGCAGGCCATGCGAACCCGCCAGATCGCGGAAACATGCGGCATGAAGGAGGAATATCTCTCTTACGGCAAGCTCGGGGCTTACTCCCTGCTGTTCATGATTCCTTCGGGCACCGAGAGAGAGCAGTTTCTGGAGAGATACTTCCACCCGCTTCGACAGGCCGACCACAAAGGGGGAGGCCGCCTGGCGGAGACGCTTGAGATGTTTTTCCGCTGCAACGGCAACATCAAGCTGACGAGCGAAAAACTGTCCGCCCACTATAACACCGTTGTATACCGGCTCGAGAAAATCCAAACCCTGCTGCGCATCTCCCTGGACAATGCCGAAGACCGGCTGCAGGTGCAGCTAGCGATCAAGCTCGGCAAAATTCCCGTCAATTCGAACGTCTAA
- the glgA gene encoding glycogen synthase GlgA — protein MKILFAASEAMPLVKTGGLADVVGALPKSLAKRGFDVTVMLPKYGEIPKEITDSAVYLGYTFVNIGWRRQYCGLFECVVDGVRFLLLDNEYYFKRGYLYGYGEEEAERFAFFSFAVLECLELLDEMPDILHCHDWQTGLIPLLLRTRYANRPGYRDIRTVYTIHNLQYQGVFSRGLLQDLLAAGDELFSSDDGLEFYGAASCMKAGLLYADKLTTVSPTYANEIQTEEYGEKLEGVLRRRSGDLTGIVNGIDTEVYDPMRDPHLAVPYRDSREKKRRNKTALQQELGLEVDERVPLIGVVSRMAGQKGFDLIGEALPELMDEHVQLAVLGSGEPRLEAMMREAAARYPGRMTVWFGFNEGLARRIYAASDLYLMPSRFEPCGLSQLIALRYRSVPVVRETGGLRDTVESFNEYTGKGNGFSFGPATAHDMLFTVKRALTFYRDEEAWAKILANGAKRHYGWETSAREYERLYRGLAGEARAG, from the coding sequence ATGAAAATTTTGTTCGCGGCATCGGAAGCGATGCCGCTCGTGAAAACGGGAGGGCTGGCCGACGTCGTCGGCGCCTTGCCCAAGAGTTTGGCCAAACGCGGTTTCGACGTCACCGTGATGCTGCCGAAGTACGGGGAAATCCCGAAGGAAATCACCGACTCGGCCGTTTATTTAGGCTACACGTTCGTGAACATCGGCTGGCGTCGCCAATATTGCGGCTTGTTCGAGTGCGTAGTAGACGGCGTCCGATTCCTGCTGCTCGACAACGAATATTACTTCAAAAGAGGTTATCTGTACGGCTACGGAGAGGAGGAGGCGGAGCGATTCGCCTTCTTCAGCTTCGCCGTGCTCGAATGCCTGGAGCTGCTCGACGAAATGCCGGACATCCTGCATTGCCATGACTGGCAGACGGGGCTCATTCCGCTGCTGCTGCGAACGCGTTATGCGAACCGGCCGGGTTATCGCGACATCCGCACGGTATACACGATCCACAACTTGCAGTACCAAGGGGTGTTTTCCCGCGGTTTGCTGCAGGATTTGCTGGCCGCCGGGGACGAATTGTTCTCGTCCGACGACGGCCTCGAGTTTTACGGGGCGGCCAGCTGCATGAAGGCCGGTCTTCTCTATGCGGACAAGCTGACGACGGTTAGTCCGACATATGCCAATGAAATTCAGACCGAAGAATACGGAGAGAAGCTGGAGGGCGTGCTTCGCCGCCGTTCGGGGGATTTGACCGGCATCGTGAACGGAATCGACACGGAAGTGTACGACCCGATGCGCGATCCGCATCTGGCCGTGCCTTACCGCGATTCGCGCGAGAAGAAGAGGCGGAACAAAACCGCCCTGCAGCAGGAGCTTGGACTTGAAGTGGACGAGCGGGTGCCGCTGATCGGCGTCGTGTCGCGGATGGCCGGGCAAAAAGGCTTCGATCTGATCGGCGAGGCGCTCCCGGAATTGATGGACGAGCACGTCCAGCTCGCCGTTCTCGGCTCCGGGGAACCGCGCTTGGAGGCCATGATGCGTGAAGCGGCGGCCCGGTACCCCGGGCGGATGACGGTTTGGTTCGGGTTCAACGAGGGATTGGCCCGGCGGATCTACGCAGCCTCCGACCTCTACTTGATGCCGTCCCGCTTCGAGCCTTGCGGTTTAAGCCAACTGATCGCGCTCCGTTACCGGTCGGTGCCCGTCGTGCGGGAAACCGGCGGACTCCGGGACACGGTCGAATCGTTTAACGAATATACAGGTAAAGGGAACGGTTTCAGTTTCGGACCGGCAACCGCGCATGACATGCTGTTCACGGTGAAGAGGGCGCTGACTTTCTACCGGGATGAAGAAGCATGGGCGAAAATATTGGCAAACGGCGCCAAACGTCACTACGGCTGGGAAACTTCCGCGCGCGAATACGAACGGCTGTATCGCGGGCTCGCCGGTGAAGCAAGAGCGGGATAG
- a CDS encoding alpha-glucosidase/alpha-galactosidase, with protein MSKIAFLGAGSTVFAKNVLGDSMLTPALQDFEIALFDINPERLADSELILNTIRQTSGSTCRIRSYTDRKEALRGAKYVINAIQVGGYDPCTITDFEIPKKYGLRQTIADTVGIGGIFRNLRTIPVMLDFARDINEVCPDAWFLNYTNPMAVLTNVMNTYGGVKTVGLCHSVQVCVKSLFDVLGMDDTGVKSKIAGINHMAWLLEVSKDGVDLYPEIKRRAALRQKEKHHDMVRLELMLRFGYYVTESSEHNAEYHPYFIKRNYPELIERFNIPLDEYPRRCVGQIESWKKLRDSLVNDATLTHKRTHEYASHIMEAMETNHPFKIGGNVMNTGLITNLPREACVEVPCLVDANGVTPTYVGDLPPQLAALNRTNINTQLLTIEAAVTGKKDHIYHAAMLDPHTSAELSIDDIVAMCDDLIEAHGDWLPKFN; from the coding sequence ATGTCCAAAATCGCGTTTTTGGGTGCTGGAAGCACCGTCTTTGCCAAAAATGTACTGGGAGACAGCATGCTCACGCCCGCTTTGCAAGATTTCGAGATTGCCCTGTTCGACATCAATCCCGAACGGCTGGCCGACTCGGAGCTGATCCTGAACACCATCCGCCAGACCTCCGGGAGCACGTGCAGGATCCGTTCCTACACGGACCGTAAGGAAGCGCTGCGAGGCGCCAAATACGTCATCAACGCCATCCAGGTCGGCGGATACGATCCTTGCACCATTACGGATTTCGAAATTCCCAAAAAATACGGCCTGCGCCAAACGATCGCCGACACGGTCGGCATCGGCGGCATTTTCCGGAACCTCCGGACGATCCCGGTCATGCTGGATTTCGCGCGCGACATCAATGAGGTATGCCCGGACGCCTGGTTCCTCAATTACACGAACCCGATGGCCGTCCTTACCAACGTGATGAACACCTACGGCGGCGTAAAAACCGTCGGCTTGTGCCACAGCGTGCAAGTTTGCGTGAAGAGCTTGTTCGATGTTCTGGGCATGGACGATACCGGGGTCAAATCCAAAATCGCCGGCATCAACCACATGGCCTGGCTCTTGGAGGTTTCCAAGGACGGAGTCGACCTGTACCCGGAAATCAAACGCCGCGCCGCCCTGAGGCAGAAGGAAAAGCACCACGATATGGTCCGACTGGAATTGATGCTGCGCTTCGGTTACTACGTGACGGAATCGTCCGAGCATAACGCGGAATACCACCCGTACTTCATCAAACGGAATTACCCGGAGCTGATCGAACGGTTCAACATCCCGCTCGACGAATATCCGCGGCGCTGCGTCGGCCAGATCGAGAGCTGGAAAAAGCTGCGCGATTCTCTCGTGAACGACGCAACGCTCACGCATAAGCGAACCCACGAGTATGCTTCTCACATCATGGAAGCGATGGAAACGAACCACCCGTTCAAAATCGGCGGCAACGTGATGAACACGGGACTGATCACGAACCTGCCCCGCGAAGCTTGCGTGGAGGTCCCCTGCCTCGTGGACGCGAACGGCGTCACGCCGACGTACGTCGGCGATTTGCCGCCGCAGCTCGCGGCACTGAACCGCACGAACATCAACACGCAGCTGCTCACGATCGAAGCCGCCGTCACCGGCAAGAAAGACCACATCTACCATGCCGCGATGCTCGATCCCCACACCTCCGCGGAGCTGTCCATCGACGACATCGTCGCGATGTGCGACGATTTGATCGAAGCCCACGGCGATTGGCTTCCGAAGTTCAACTGA
- a CDS encoding sporulation protein YjcZ produces MGFGVGGLGYGGVGYGGVGYGGVGCGVGFGGWRAAAFALVLFVLLVIILRAGLFV; encoded by the coding sequence ATGGGTTTCGGTGTCGGAGGCCTCGGATACGGCGGAGTCGGATACGGCGGCGTCGGATATGGCGGCGTCGGCTGCGGAGTCGGGTTCGGCGGCTGGAGGGCTGCCGCATTCGCGCTCGTGCTGTTCGTTCTACTGGTCATCATCCTGCGGGCCGGTTTGTTCGTTTAA
- a CDS encoding nucleotidyltransferase family protein, which produces MKIESPQQIILLVRDDGWMMDVLRTAKTLRLPDWWVCAGFVRAKIWDTLHGYDPRTPLPDVDVVYFDPHDISEETEKKWEGELRRLSPEIPWSVKNEARMHAVNGIPPYTSAVDAISKFPETATALGLALDERDEILLAAPWGIEDAVRCIVRPTPCFENNPEQAYIYEERLAKKNWKSIWPKVQVIPIR; this is translated from the coding sequence ATGAAAATCGAATCACCGCAACAAATCATCCTGCTCGTGCGTGATGACGGATGGATGATGGACGTGCTTCGAACCGCCAAAACGCTCCGTTTGCCGGATTGGTGGGTATGCGCGGGTTTCGTGCGCGCCAAGATTTGGGATACTTTGCACGGCTATGACCCCAGAACGCCGTTACCGGATGTCGACGTCGTCTATTTCGATCCTCATGACATCTCGGAAGAGACGGAAAAGAAATGGGAAGGCGAACTGCGGCGCTTGAGCCCCGAGATTCCGTGGTCCGTCAAAAACGAAGCGAGAATGCATGCCGTAAACGGTATTCCACCGTATACTTCTGCCGTGGACGCCATCTCGAAATTCCCCGAAACCGCAACCGCTCTGGGACTTGCTTTGGACGAGCGGGACGAAATCCTCCTTGCCGCCCCGTGGGGGATCGAAGATGCGGTTCGCTGTATCGTCCGACCGACTCCCTGCTTCGAGAATAACCCGGAGCAAGCCTATATCTACGAGGAGCGCCTCGCGAAGAAAAACTGGAAGAGCATATGGCCCAAGGTCCAAGTCATCCCCATTCGTTAA
- a CDS encoding DUF1361 domain-containing protein, which yields MSDRKEHSRGAGFADPIELPTYGIIAGISALCVILLAIRMIRTEEEPFGFMLWNLFLAWLPLIVSLLGIRFARMRGGGAKIVLLTLSGIAWLLLYPNAPYLTTDFIHLIFRRYDPDGLILWYDLVVFFLFAWCGLLLGYASMRHYHEIVRRYAKAGAGWLFVATASFLGGFGVYLGRVVRLNSWDALFNPFRLIEGVLVGLNSSALIFTLLIGILILIVYVSLYTMQRGRA from the coding sequence ATGTCCGACCGGAAAGAACATTCCCGCGGTGCCGGCTTCGCGGATCCCATAGAGCTGCCGACGTACGGAATCATCGCGGGGATATCGGCGCTTTGCGTAATCTTGCTCGCTATCCGCATGATACGTACGGAGGAGGAGCCGTTCGGCTTTATGCTGTGGAATCTTTTTCTCGCTTGGCTGCCGTTGATCGTGTCCTTGCTGGGCATCCGATTCGCCAGAATGCGGGGCGGCGGCGCCAAAATCGTCCTGCTTACGCTTTCCGGCATCGCCTGGCTGCTTCTGTATCCCAACGCGCCTTATTTGACCACGGATTTCATCCATCTTATTTTTCGCCGCTATGACCCGGACGGATTGATTCTCTGGTACGACCTGGTCGTGTTTTTCCTGTTCGCTTGGTGCGGCCTGCTGCTCGGATACGCCTCCATGCGCCATTATCACGAAATCGTCCGGCGATATGCGAAAGCCGGCGCAGGCTGGCTTTTCGTCGCGACGGCGTCCTTCCTCGGCGGCTTCGGGGTGTACTTGGGCCGCGTCGTTCGGCTCAACAGCTGGGACGCGCTGTTCAATCCGTTCCGCCTGATCGAAGGCGTCTTGGTCGGGCTGAATTCGAGTGCGTTGATCTTCACGCTGCTCATCGGAATTCTAATCTTGATCGTCTACGTTTCGCTGTATACGATGCAGCGAGGACGGGCGTGA
- a CDS encoding Hsp20/alpha crystallin family protein: protein MNRPRNQGMDWTEFQKSLFKKLPFMDEIPNAKGIEDFVKKAIDSFMPKALPIREGLKKVLPGPLDCEVFETHRSVFVRCKLPRGVSRRDVRFHANRRKLKIGLGERSEEIRLPSDVQPSRASASVRDGIVEIRLPKSGGAEPFREIFVRDGGK from the coding sequence ATGAACCGTCCGCGGAATCAGGGGATGGATTGGACGGAATTCCAGAAGTCGCTGTTTAAAAAACTGCCTTTCATGGATGAGATTCCAAACGCCAAAGGGATCGAGGACTTCGTGAAAAAAGCGATCGATTCATTCATGCCCAAAGCCCTGCCGATTCGAGAAGGTCTTAAGAAAGTTCTCCCGGGCCCTCTTGATTGCGAAGTGTTCGAGACCCATCGGTCCGTATTCGTCCGATGCAAGCTGCCGCGAGGCGTTTCCCGTCGTGACGTCCGCTTTCACGCAAACCGGAGAAAGCTGAAAATCGGTCTTGGAGAACGTTCGGAGGAAATCCGGCTGCCGAGCGATGTCCAGCCGTCTCGCGCCTCCGCGTCCGTCCGCGACGGGATCGTGGAAATCCGGCTGCCGAAAAGCGGAGGAGCCGAACCCTTCCGGGAAATTTTCGTCCGGGACGGCGGGAAGTAA
- a CDS encoding zinc ribbon domain-containing protein encodes MSLFRKITETVSKGVSTATEKAQQTVEVTRLHSQISGKRREIEKLYVSMGEAVFRGYLDKDLSRAETKVIPACEEIVAIRGEVEALEERIMQLRNEKECVCGRKVPYDTRFCPSCGHPFPEPAIPAAEDPLEEFDRQETEPSGLSSADPFVEPPGYKDPGEAPSASDWADVGKPVLEEVPSAWSDAGQATPSFLDDADAVGAERADSAKCPGCGTAVGTTAKFCPSCGTPQQ; translated from the coding sequence ATGAGTCTGTTTCGAAAAATTACCGAGACCGTCAGTAAAGGCGTGTCGACGGCAACCGAAAAAGCCCAGCAAACGGTGGAAGTCACCCGGCTGCACTCGCAAATTTCCGGTAAACGCAGAGAAATAGAGAAATTGTACGTGAGCATGGGAGAGGCGGTATTCCGCGGCTACCTGGACAAGGACTTGTCCCGTGCGGAGACGAAGGTCATCCCTGCCTGCGAGGAGATCGTCGCCATCCGAGGCGAAGTCGAAGCGCTCGAAGAGCGGATCATGCAGCTCCGAAACGAGAAAGAATGCGTATGCGGCCGCAAGGTGCCTTACGACACCCGGTTTTGCCCGTCTTGCGGGCATCCGTTCCCGGAACCCGCCATACCGGCGGCAGAGGACCCGCTGGAAGAGTTCGACCGGCAAGAAACGGAGCCGAGCGGTCTTTCTTCGGCCGACCCGTTCGTGGAGCCGCCGGGCTACAAGGATCCGGGAGAGGCACCCTCCGCTTCGGATTGGGCGGACGTCGGCAAGCCGGTGCTGGAAGAAGTGCCTTCTGCGTGGAGCGACGCCGGCCAAGCGACGCCGTCGTTCCTGGATGACGCCGATGCGGTGGGCGCCGAGAGAGCCGATTCCGCGAAATGTCCAGGCTGCGGCACGGCCGTGGGTACGACCGCGAAATTTTGCCCGTCCTGCGGAACACCTCAGCAATAA
- a CDS encoding AraC family transcriptional regulator: MIKPFSTTSVHPDPQEAEELAVLFAGHSQTVPEHRMGPQVLDYYLVHTVVEGTGTYRCRDRLYELKAGDSFFIFPGELHVYQSDAKEPWRYRWIAFRGRKAAAWLQSAGISADHPVVNGGSEEALKSAREIERSFRDGVWTADWEAGGWLRLAFAAWALSRRPEGPPLRGQTGIAAREADRAARWMEAQLAGPVSIGRLAREMGYHRTYLTKMFRKEMGMAPITYLQKLRMERAKVLLRESLTVEEVASSVGYPDALYFSKSFKKWTGCTPTDYRRRTSAQP, from the coding sequence ATGATTAAACCGTTCAGCACGACGTCTGTGCATCCCGATCCGCAGGAAGCGGAGGAGCTGGCCGTCTTATTCGCGGGCCATTCCCAGACGGTGCCGGAGCATCGGATGGGTCCCCAAGTGCTCGACTATTATTTGGTCCATACCGTGGTTGAAGGAACCGGCACTTACCGGTGCCGGGACCGTCTCTATGAACTCAAAGCAGGGGACAGTTTTTTCATCTTTCCGGGAGAACTCCATGTCTACCAATCCGACGCGAAAGAGCCGTGGCGATACCGCTGGATCGCGTTTCGAGGCCGCAAGGCGGCGGCTTGGCTTCAATCCGCCGGCATCTCGGCCGATCATCCCGTGGTAAACGGCGGTTCGGAGGAGGCTCTGAAATCGGCACGGGAGATCGAGCGGAGCTTTCGCGACGGCGTTTGGACCGCCGATTGGGAAGCGGGCGGCTGGCTCCGGCTGGCTTTCGCGGCGTGGGCGCTTTCCCGGCGTCCGGAAGGTCCTCCGTTGCGCGGGCAAACGGGCATTGCCGCGAGAGAAGCGGACCGGGCCGCCCGCTGGATGGAAGCCCAGCTTGCCGGACCTGTCTCGATCGGGCGTCTTGCGCGCGAGATGGGCTACCATCGGACCTACCTGACGAAGATGTTTCGCAAGGAGATGGGCATGGCTCCGATTACCTATCTGCAGAAGCTCCGCATGGAACGGGCCAAGGTGCTGCTTCGGGAGTCTCTTACGGTGGAGGAGGTAGCATCCTCCGTCGGATACCCGGATGCTCTCTATTTCTCGAAATCGTTCAAAAAATGGACCGGATGCACGCCGACCGACTATCGAAGGAGGACTTCGGCTCAGCCATAG
- a CDS encoding Hsp20/alpha crystallin family protein — protein sequence MNPDKLNKWLELARSFAGNDFWSDVFDQSPAPESFARKSHAGKTGESAALFPPVDVLTSDREILILVDLPGVSKEDIHLTVSDEVLYLKGQSNPLYPEHTPVSTERFSGTFERPIGLPTRIDGQNANIHAAFRHGTLIIRIPVPPAWTKSIPID from the coding sequence ATGAATCCCGACAAACTCAATAAATGGCTGGAACTGGCCAGAAGTTTTGCCGGAAACGACTTTTGGTCGGACGTGTTCGATCAATCGCCGGCTCCGGAGTCCTTTGCCCGGAAATCGCATGCCGGCAAAACCGGTGAGTCCGCAGCCTTATTCCCGCCTGTGGACGTGCTGACTTCGGACCGGGAGATCCTGATCCTCGTGGACCTGCCCGGCGTTTCCAAAGAGGATATCCATTTGACGGTCAGCGATGAAGTCCTCTATCTCAAGGGGCAGTCCAACCCCCTGTATCCGGAGCACACGCCGGTTTCGACCGAGCGGTTTTCCGGTACGTTCGAGCGGCCGATCGGCCTGCCGACGCGCATCGACGGCCAAAATGCCAACATTCATGCCGCGTTCCGCCACGGCACGTTAATCATCCGGATTCCCGTGCCGCCGGCTTGGACGAAATCGATTCCGATCGATTGA
- a CDS encoding spore germination protein — MLFFAPTAVNLLGFKVNSVDNSSVINVGPLQYIDQFVSYKRNQGFGEQNGDLSPSNIPLAVTIDPDISDSNSIKASAV; from the coding sequence ATGCTTTTCTTCGCGCCGACGGCCGTGAATTTGCTCGGTTTCAAGGTCAATTCCGTCGACAACTCAAGCGTGATCAACGTCGGGCCGTTGCAGTACATCGACCAATTCGTTTCCTACAAGCGGAACCAGGGATTCGGGGAACAAAACGGCGATTTGTCTCCTTCGAACATCCCGCTGGCGGTCACCATCGATCCGGACATCAGCGACAGTAATTCGATCAAAGCAAGCGCGGTTTAG